From Oceanipulchritudo coccoides, the proteins below share one genomic window:
- a CDS encoding cysteine desulfurase, with protein MPKELTKQELSALREQFPILQQEVNGKPLVYLDNAATSQKPKAVIERLKRYYLEDNANIHRGVHALSQRATDDYEASRAKVASFIGAKDPGEIVFTRGATESINLVASSLAQSTLQAGDTVLVTEMEHHANIVPWQLLRDRIGIKLATVRVSDSGELDEEDFYLKLESEKPKLVSFVHVSNSLGVINPAKKLISAAHCEGIPVLLDACQSIPHFPVDVQELDCDWLVFSGHKLFGPTGIGVLYGKKDILNSMPPYQGGGDMIESVSFEKTVYKNAPERFEAGTPHIAGAIGLAAAIEFLESMDREALLAHETRLLEAATKGLQTVPGLRIIGESDNKASVISFVMDAAHPHDVASFLDAAGIAIRSGHHCTQPLMIRLGLPGTARASFSIYNTLDEVDALVEELVRIQKFFA; from the coding sequence ATGCCAAAGGAACTGACGAAGCAAGAGCTGAGTGCTCTGCGCGAGCAATTTCCCATTCTTCAACAGGAAGTGAATGGGAAGCCGCTTGTGTACCTGGACAATGCAGCGACTTCGCAAAAACCCAAGGCAGTGATTGAGCGGCTCAAGCGGTATTACCTGGAGGACAACGCGAACATTCATCGTGGGGTGCATGCCTTGTCCCAGAGGGCTACAGACGACTATGAGGCTTCCCGTGCCAAGGTGGCCTCATTCATCGGGGCCAAGGACCCGGGCGAGATAGTCTTCACGCGTGGGGCGACCGAATCCATCAACCTGGTTGCCAGCAGTCTTGCCCAATCGACACTGCAGGCCGGTGATACGGTGCTTGTCACGGAGATGGAGCACCATGCCAATATCGTTCCCTGGCAGTTGCTCCGGGATCGAATCGGAATCAAGCTGGCAACGGTCCGAGTCAGTGATTCAGGCGAGCTGGACGAAGAGGATTTTTATCTCAAGCTGGAGTCTGAAAAGCCAAAACTGGTCAGTTTTGTCCATGTCTCGAATTCATTAGGGGTCATCAATCCGGCCAAAAAGCTCATCTCGGCGGCCCATTGTGAAGGGATTCCCGTCCTGCTCGATGCCTGCCAGTCGATTCCGCATTTTCCGGTCGATGTGCAGGAGCTTGATTGCGACTGGCTTGTTTTCAGCGGTCATAAATTGTTCGGGCCAACAGGGATTGGTGTTCTTTATGGCAAGAAAGATATTTTGAACAGCATGCCTCCTTATCAGGGTGGGGGAGATATGATCGAGTCCGTCAGTTTTGAAAAGACGGTCTACAAGAATGCTCCAGAGCGTTTTGAAGCGGGGACGCCTCACATTGCTGGCGCAATCGGACTGGCTGCTGCGATCGAGTTTTTGGAATCCATGGACCGAGAGGCGCTACTGGCCCACGAAACACGGTTATTGGAAGCCGCCACGAAAGGCCTTCAAACCGTCCCGGGACTGCGCATTATCGGGGAAAGTGATAACAAGGCCTCTGTGATCTCCTTTGTCATGGATGCGGCCCATCCGCATGATGTCGCCTCCTTCCTTGACGCAGCGGGAATTGCCATCCGTTCGGGGCATCATTGTACACAGCCCTTGATGATCCGGCTTGGCCTTCCCGGCACCGCACGGGCCAGCTTTTCTATCTACAACACGCTCGATGAGGTAGACGCGCTGGTCGAGGAACTGGTCAGGATTCAGAAATTCTTCGCCTGA
- a CDS encoding aromatic amino acid transaminase, with amino-acid sequence MNLFELVQTAPPDPILGLSEAFKNDPNPDKINLTVGVYQDESGKSPLLESVRRAEEILARGAGSKGYLPINGHPDYLGHCQALVFGEGNEMILTKRLASVHTPGGTGGLRLAGDFIRRSLGQRTIWVSNPTWANHQGIFTAAGLDIKTYPYYNPETHGLNLEGMITVLETIPENDIVLLHACCHNPTGVDPTEEDWETIAKVCKERKLLPLLDFAYQGFSKGWIDDAVAIRAFSEYGLEFIVCSSFSKNFGLYQDRVGAMHVVAKNADEAARILSQLKVIVRTNYSNPPAHGSAIVSTILNDTELRQLWEEELKTMRSRINTVRSEFVDGLEKAGVPGDFSFIREQKGMFSFSGLSEESVQKLRQDHAIYIVKSGRINVAGINDKNRDTLCRAIAQCI; translated from the coding sequence ATGAATCTATTCGAACTGGTCCAGACCGCTCCACCAGATCCGATTCTCGGCTTGAGTGAGGCTTTCAAGAACGATCCCAATCCTGACAAGATCAACCTGACGGTTGGCGTCTATCAGGATGAAAGCGGCAAGTCCCCTCTGCTTGAATCGGTAAGGCGAGCCGAAGAGATCCTGGCCAGGGGCGCAGGCAGCAAGGGCTACCTTCCGATCAACGGGCACCCGGATTATCTGGGACATTGCCAGGCCTTGGTCTTCGGGGAAGGCAATGAAATGATTCTCACAAAGCGTCTGGCCTCGGTTCATACCCCGGGTGGCACCGGTGGTCTTCGCTTGGCGGGAGACTTTATCAGGCGTTCACTGGGCCAGCGGACCATCTGGGTCAGCAATCCCACCTGGGCCAACCATCAGGGCATCTTTACCGCCGCCGGCCTCGATATTAAGACTTACCCCTATTACAATCCGGAAACGCATGGCTTGAACCTTGAGGGCATGATCACTGTCCTTGAGACCATCCCGGAGAATGACATCGTCCTCCTTCACGCCTGCTGTCATAACCCGACGGGGGTTGATCCAACTGAAGAAGACTGGGAAACCATTGCCAAGGTCTGCAAGGAGCGGAAGTTGCTCCCACTACTCGATTTTGCGTACCAGGGGTTCTCGAAAGGCTGGATTGACGACGCCGTCGCCATCCGGGCCTTTTCTGAGTATGGGCTGGAGTTCATTGTCTGTTCATCTTTCTCAAAGAATTTCGGACTCTATCAGGATCGAGTGGGTGCCATGCACGTCGTGGCAAAGAATGCTGATGAGGCAGCACGCATCCTCAGCCAGTTGAAGGTCATTGTGCGGACAAACTATTCCAATCCTCCCGCCCATGGCAGCGCGATTGTCTCGACCATTCTCAATGACACTGAGTTGCGTCAGCTCTGGGAAGAGGAATTGAAAACCATGCGCTCCCGCATCAACACTGTCCGAAGTGAATTTGTCGATGGCCTTGAAAAAGCCGGTGTTCCCGGCGATTTCTCCTTCATTCGCGAGCAGAAGGGCATGTTCTCCTTCAGTGGCTTGTCGGAGGAAAGCGTACAGAAGCTGCGGCAGGACCACGCCATCTACATCGTCAAGAGTGGCCGCATCAATGTAGCGGGAATTAATGACAAAAACCGCGACACACTCTGCCGGGCAATCGCCCAATGCATCTAG
- a CDS encoding DUF481 domain-containing protein — protein sequence MANSEKIDFRIDWNKQFGTLTSGMTGRFLLLFGIAGLTATQSFAADTSLPDRIEIRGGAVLLGHIESVGERELNLQTGYAGLVTVDLDQVERLVLGTTREIELPEHLADKPAPLAARAAPVTPARKSHSEPGRLPGWKVEGGMDLNGNTGNTDRFNLTLTLQAELEREFDRLKLYGRYAYGTNRGVRSANEIIGGARYNNYVFDRVGFFLREEFEQDDFEGIYIRSTSAAGLIFEFSNEKRLRVEARTGLSYRFEDYTDDGADDFPGMDFGLDVNWQFIQWARFKGTYSFLPSIRDFEDFIFEQDSGFNLPLNQTEQWKLRFGISSQYNNQPDFGREKVDTRYYARLIASWN from the coding sequence TTGGCTAATTCCGAAAAAATTGATTTCCGGATTGATTGGAACAAGCAGTTTGGCACTTTGACTTCAGGTATGACGGGCAGGTTTTTACTTCTTTTTGGAATTGCGGGGCTAACAGCGACTCAGTCCTTCGCGGCGGATACGTCCTTGCCGGACAGGATCGAGATACGCGGGGGAGCCGTCCTCTTGGGGCATATTGAATCCGTTGGCGAGCGTGAACTGAATCTGCAGACAGGCTACGCGGGCTTGGTTACGGTGGATTTGGATCAAGTTGAGCGGCTTGTTCTTGGGACAACGCGCGAGATTGAGTTGCCGGAGCACCTTGCAGATAAACCCGCTCCTTTGGCGGCCCGAGCCGCGCCGGTAACTCCCGCTAGAAAGTCCCATTCCGAGCCGGGCCGGCTACCCGGGTGGAAGGTGGAAGGCGGGATGGACCTCAATGGGAACACCGGGAATACCGACCGCTTTAACCTGACCCTTACCCTTCAGGCCGAATTGGAACGCGAATTCGACCGCCTGAAGCTGTATGGCCGGTATGCCTACGGAACGAATCGCGGGGTGCGATCGGCCAACGAGATCATCGGGGGTGCCCGCTACAACAACTATGTTTTTGACCGCGTGGGATTTTTCCTCCGGGAAGAATTTGAGCAGGATGACTTTGAAGGCATTTATATCCGCTCGACATCCGCAGCAGGACTCATCTTCGAGTTTAGCAACGAGAAACGGCTCCGCGTGGAGGCCCGCACCGGCTTGAGTTACCGATTTGAGGACTACACCGATGACGGGGCGGATGACTTCCCGGGAATGGACTTCGGACTGGATGTGAACTGGCAGTTTATCCAGTGGGCGCGCTTCAAGGGGACATACTCCTTCCTTCCCTCAATCCGGGATTTTGAGGATTTCATCTTCGAACAGGATAGCGGCTTCAATCTACCTTTGAATCAGACTGAGCAATGGAAACTGCGTTTTGGTATCTCCAGCCAGTACAACAACCAGCCTGATTTTGGCCGGGAAAAGGTGGACACCCGCTATTATGCCCGGCTGATCGCCTCCTGGAACTGA
- a CDS encoding AMP-binding protein — MSEEGYILERGYAEFNQQPELDEHIAALAVKGLVHRPFKKRIVDLSQERKELSGGMILAVALTMADRWKETIPDKRVGVVFPAGLGGILTNLALALLDKVPVNLNFTSGRHAIERALEIGEIRTVISAGPVKEKVPDFPWPENFIDLVRERAFIDKKVVLKRLALIGLLPAGVLLRKFNVPTKGGDREGGLLFSSGSTGLPKGIPLTHRNIISNCIQIRNCQLLHRDQILLACLPTFHSFGFTATLWYPLFEGLKCVTLPSPLETRKIAEAIEQENVTVMMGTPTFLRPYFKRVEAKQLKSLKFVVGGAEKTPPGFAERWEKHFGSEYLEGYGLTETSPVVSVNLPSIKGQPTGKREGSVGRLMNGMRARVTHPTTGAVLPKNKRGILEVQGGNVFKGYFRDRDATEKVFHDKWFVTGDLARIDEDDFLFIEGRISRFSKLGGEMVPHGRLEQIIAECFHLEDAESPLVAVTGISDELKGEALVLLTAVEIKSSTLRERLLREGVPNLWIPKIIHRVDSIPSLASGKLDLQALNSLAMRKMNPDQG; from the coding sequence GTGAGTGAAGAAGGTTACATTCTGGAACGTGGGTATGCTGAGTTCAACCAGCAGCCAGAGCTCGATGAGCACATAGCCGCCCTCGCCGTCAAGGGCTTGGTCCACAGGCCGTTTAAAAAGCGCATAGTCGACCTTTCGCAGGAACGAAAGGAATTGAGCGGCGGCATGATCCTGGCGGTTGCCTTGACGATGGCTGATCGCTGGAAAGAAACCATTCCGGACAAGCGGGTGGGCGTTGTTTTCCCGGCTGGTCTTGGTGGAATCCTGACAAATTTGGCGCTGGCCCTGCTCGATAAAGTCCCGGTCAACCTGAACTTCACCTCCGGACGCCACGCCATAGAGCGGGCGCTCGAGATCGGGGAGATTCGCACCGTTATTTCCGCTGGCCCGGTCAAGGAGAAGGTTCCGGATTTTCCGTGGCCGGAAAACTTCATTGATCTGGTCCGCGAGCGGGCCTTCATTGATAAGAAAGTGGTGCTCAAGCGCCTTGCCCTGATAGGCCTTCTTCCAGCAGGAGTGCTTCTGCGGAAATTCAATGTGCCGACCAAAGGTGGCGATCGCGAGGGCGGGCTTCTTTTCTCCAGCGGAAGCACGGGGCTTCCCAAGGGAATTCCCCTCACGCACCGAAACATCATTTCCAATTGCATCCAGATTCGCAACTGCCAGTTGCTCCATCGTGATCAAATCCTCCTGGCCTGCCTGCCGACATTTCATAGTTTCGGGTTTACGGCGACACTCTGGTATCCGCTATTTGAGGGACTCAAGTGTGTGACCCTGCCATCCCCCCTTGAAACGCGGAAGATCGCAGAGGCCATTGAGCAGGAAAACGTAACAGTCATGATGGGGACTCCGACCTTTCTCAGGCCATATTTCAAGCGGGTTGAGGCAAAGCAGTTGAAGTCGCTCAAGTTTGTAGTTGGGGGTGCGGAAAAGACCCCGCCCGGATTTGCGGAGCGCTGGGAGAAGCATTTTGGGAGCGAGTATCTGGAGGGCTATGGCCTCACGGAAACATCGCCCGTGGTGAGTGTGAATCTTCCCTCCATCAAGGGCCAGCCCACTGGCAAGCGGGAGGGTTCGGTCGGAAGATTGATGAACGGCATGCGTGCGCGTGTCACTCATCCCACGACGGGGGCTGTCCTCCCCAAGAACAAACGCGGGATTCTGGAAGTACAGGGTGGCAATGTCTTCAAGGGTTACTTCCGGGATCGGGACGCCACTGAAAAGGTCTTTCACGACAAGTGGTTTGTCACCGGAGACCTTGCCCGCATTGATGAGGATGACTTTCTGTTTATCGAGGGACGAATCAGCCGGTTTTCGAAACTGGGCGGAGAGATGGTCCCGCATGGCCGACTCGAACAGATTATTGCTGAGTGCTTCCATCTTGAGGATGCCGAGTCGCCTCTGGTTGCGGTAACAGGCATCTCCGATGAGTTAAAGGGCGAGGCGCTGGTTCTCCTGACCGCTGTGGAGATTAAATCATCGACTCTTCGTGAGCGGCTCCTGCGGGAAGGTGTGCCCAATCTTTGGATTCCCAAGATAATTCACCGGGTAGATTCCATCCCGAGCCTGGCTTCAGGAAAGCTGGACCTGCAGGCCTTGAATTCCCTGGCCATGCGGAAGATGAATCCCGATCAGGGCTGA
- a CDS encoding TrmH family RNA methyltransferase — translation MFETISSVQNPRVKNLVRLREGSHRRRQGKFLIEGYREIKRALATRWPMETLFFSEDLFKEAESFQLIEAAEDAGLEMVKLSPEAFAKSAYRQGPDGLLATGLQKETTLKELKLSKVPLLLALEALEKPGNIGAVFRTASAAGVDALILTNPVTDPYNPNVIRASQGAFFDVPFCQVENADLMVFLEEHEIRPVLTSPDGENLLWDEDLKSPSMILLGSEEKGLSPDWLETYPACRIPMKGVTDSLNVAAMAAIATFEAVRQRQTQP, via the coding sequence ATGTTTGAAACGATCTCCAGTGTACAAAACCCCCGAGTGAAGAACCTCGTTCGCCTGCGCGAAGGCAGCCATCGCCGGAGACAGGGCAAATTTCTGATCGAGGGATACCGTGAGATCAAGCGTGCCCTGGCGACCCGCTGGCCAATGGAAACCCTCTTTTTCAGCGAGGACCTGTTCAAGGAGGCAGAATCATTCCAGCTCATTGAAGCAGCGGAGGACGCCGGGCTTGAAATGGTCAAACTGTCACCGGAGGCATTCGCCAAGAGCGCTTACCGACAAGGTCCCGACGGCCTTCTGGCCACAGGTTTGCAAAAGGAGACAACTCTCAAGGAGCTCAAACTTTCCAAGGTTCCTCTTCTCCTTGCACTTGAGGCACTGGAAAAACCCGGGAACATCGGAGCCGTTTTCCGCACGGCCAGTGCCGCCGGGGTGGATGCCCTCATCCTGACCAACCCGGTCACAGATCCCTACAATCCCAATGTCATTCGGGCATCCCAAGGCGCTTTCTTTGATGTTCCATTCTGCCAGGTCGAAAATGCCGACCTCATGGTATTTCTGGAGGAGCATGAAATTCGTCCTGTCCTCACCTCCCCCGATGGCGAGAACCTTCTCTGGGACGAAGATTTGAAAAGCCCCTCAATGATCCTCCTTGGATCGGAGGAGAAGGGGCTCAGTCCGGACTGGCTTGAGACCTATCCGGCCTGCCGCATCCCAATGAAGGGGGTCACGGACAGCCTCAATGTTGCTGCCATGGCGGCCATCGCCACATTCGAGGCGGTTCGACAGCGCCAAACTCAGCCCTGA
- a CDS encoding class I SAM-dependent RNA methyltransferase, with translation MKPPKNFVPDPFAYHEEVELLIDDVTNLGQGVGRIDGWVVFVPFVLPGERVVARIWRNKKQYSDSDLVRIIEASPDRVDPVCGLFGVCGGCQYQHYSYAGQLDWKRKQIEQLILKMTDCKVPVNACLGDTGHTYGYRSKITPHFRRPPHLPDTPIGFQKAASRAIVDVQQCPIASPGINEALPVQRKRLKAEDGLYRRGGTLLLRDCREGVVHDMKAVVSEKIDDLTFRFVAGEFFQNNPHVLPRMVSYALQQAARPGIRFLVDAYCGVGVFGICGHELFEKVEGIEVSEPAIQLARENATLNGVENVTFHLGKAEAIFSELQFEPSETTVLLDPPRKGCDPGFIAQLIAFRPARIVYVSCGPDTQARDLKLFLDSNLYRITDVQPVDLFPQTRHIENIATLELATDLSV, from the coding sequence ATGAAACCCCCGAAAAACTTTGTTCCCGACCCATTTGCCTACCACGAGGAGGTCGAGCTCTTGATCGACGACGTGACCAATCTTGGTCAAGGCGTGGGCCGAATTGACGGTTGGGTGGTATTTGTTCCTTTCGTGCTGCCCGGGGAGCGGGTTGTGGCCCGCATTTGGCGAAACAAAAAGCAGTATTCCGATTCTGATCTCGTCCGCATCATTGAAGCGAGCCCTGACCGCGTGGACCCTGTCTGCGGATTGTTCGGCGTGTGTGGCGGATGTCAGTATCAACATTACAGCTACGCGGGCCAGCTGGATTGGAAGCGGAAACAAATCGAGCAGTTGATCCTGAAAATGACGGACTGCAAGGTGCCGGTGAACGCCTGCCTTGGAGATACCGGACACACCTATGGCTACCGCTCCAAGATCACCCCGCATTTTCGTCGTCCACCCCATTTGCCGGATACTCCAATTGGATTCCAGAAAGCGGCGAGCCGTGCCATTGTTGATGTCCAGCAATGCCCGATCGCCAGTCCCGGAATCAATGAAGCGCTTCCGGTCCAGCGCAAGCGCTTGAAGGCGGAGGACGGCCTTTACAGGAGGGGAGGGACCCTTCTATTGCGCGATTGCCGTGAGGGTGTTGTCCACGACATGAAAGCCGTGGTCAGTGAGAAAATTGACGACTTAACCTTCAGGTTTGTCGCGGGGGAGTTTTTTCAGAACAACCCGCATGTCCTTCCGCGGATGGTCTCTTACGCCTTGCAACAGGCGGCACGGCCGGGAATCCGGTTCCTGGTCGACGCTTATTGTGGAGTGGGCGTTTTCGGGATTTGTGGACATGAGCTATTTGAGAAGGTTGAGGGAATTGAGGTCAGCGAACCGGCCATCCAGCTCGCCCGTGAAAACGCGACCCTCAATGGAGTGGAAAATGTGACCTTTCACCTGGGAAAAGCGGAGGCGATTTTCAGTGAGCTACAGTTTGAGCCTTCTGAAACAACGGTCCTCCTGGACCCTCCGAGGAAAGGATGCGACCCCGGTTTTATTGCCCAGCTGATTGCCTTCCGGCCGGCAAGAATTGTCTACGTCAGCTGTGGTCCTGATACCCAGGCACGGGATCTCAAACTATTCCTGGACAGCAACTTGTACCGGATAACCGATGTCCAACCGGTGGATCTCTTTCCCCAGACCCGGCACATCGAAAATATTGCGACGCTTGAGCTGGCTACCGATCTCAGCGTTTAA
- a CDS encoding lipoate--protein ligase family protein — translation MTQLRDFPYASTTAAGNMAFDSAMLSACLPRDQILWRFYGWDEPAITFGYSQKWEWVRQQTGNFEGTCIRRLTGGGIVDHRDDLTYSLAIPATHRFHRSAAQEIYRELHQGIADVLCSAGLRAELAPCPGPCAEAESQNSGVCFQSPEPFDVIAPDSGLKIAGAAMKRNKEGILIQGSLSRAAESLPQKDMFIAGFGRFLEKWLEAGPTNDADPISRDAIAGEESRFASSEWNFKR, via the coding sequence GTGACACAATTACGCGACTTTCCCTATGCGAGCACCACGGCGGCAGGCAACATGGCCTTCGATTCCGCGATGCTCTCTGCCTGCCTTCCCCGGGATCAAATCCTGTGGCGTTTTTACGGATGGGATGAGCCGGCGATCACTTTTGGCTACAGTCAGAAATGGGAATGGGTACGCCAGCAGACAGGGAACTTTGAGGGGACTTGTATCCGACGATTGACCGGCGGAGGCATTGTCGATCACCGGGATGATTTGACCTATTCATTGGCAATCCCGGCAACCCATCGCTTTCATCGCTCAGCGGCTCAAGAGATCTACAGGGAACTCCATCAAGGCATTGCGGACGTTCTCTGCTCCGCTGGCTTACGAGCAGAGCTCGCCCCTTGTCCAGGCCCATGCGCAGAGGCGGAATCACAAAATTCCGGGGTGTGTTTTCAGTCACCGGAACCGTTTGATGTAATTGCCCCCGACTCAGGCCTCAAGATTGCCGGAGCAGCGATGAAAAGGAATAAGGAGGGAATCCTGATTCAGGGGAGCCTGTCCCGCGCAGCAGAGAGCCTTCCGCAAAAAGATATGTTTATCGCGGGATTCGGGCGCTTTCTGGAAAAATGGTTGGAAGCCGGCCCGACTAACGACGCGGACCCCATTTCAAGGGATGCCATTGCCGGTGAGGAATCCCGGTTTGCCTCTTCGGAGTGGAATTTTAAACGCTGA
- the hisC gene encoding histidinol-phosphate transaminase: MKFTDLTRREISSLPVYQPGKPTELLAREYGLSLDTIIKLASNENPLGPPPESIEAIQSTAAGVAFYPDNSGYELVHAISAKYGFSPEQITLAAGSNEIFYRLCDLFAEPGAEVVVGEYAFISYRIAALLAGAKLVPVPMPDLIHDLDAMLEAVTPQTRLVFLPNPNNPTGSALPVSEVAAFARSLPEWVIFCYDEAYMEYQDESLDVQSLIDDGIKIIGTRTFSKIYGLAGLRIGYGYSDPDLAELLNRVRPPFNTANIAQAAAIAALSNDSWIKMSREVNNAGRQQLFKGISEAGFDPIGENGNFLLFKVDKATTIAHSLQEMGIIVRPLAGYGLPDLLRVSIGSESQNAYFLEALSKVTS; the protein is encoded by the coding sequence ATGAAGTTTACTGATCTGACCCGCCGGGAAATATCATCCCTACCCGTGTACCAACCCGGCAAACCGACCGAGTTGCTGGCGCGTGAATATGGGCTGAGCCTAGACACCATTATCAAGCTGGCATCCAACGAAAATCCTCTGGGTCCGCCGCCGGAATCCATTGAGGCGATTCAATCGACAGCAGCCGGAGTGGCCTTTTATCCTGACAACAGTGGCTATGAACTGGTGCATGCCATCTCTGCTAAATACGGGTTTTCACCGGAGCAGATTACTTTGGCTGCCGGATCGAACGAGATATTTTATCGGTTGTGCGATCTCTTCGCAGAGCCCGGGGCAGAGGTTGTGGTGGGGGAATATGCGTTTATCTCCTACCGCATAGCCGCTCTCTTGGCGGGTGCCAAACTTGTCCCGGTTCCCATGCCGGACCTGATACATGACTTGGATGCGATGCTGGAGGCCGTGACTCCTCAAACACGGCTTGTTTTCCTTCCCAATCCAAATAACCCGACTGGTTCAGCCCTTCCTGTCAGTGAAGTCGCCGCTTTTGCCCGCTCCCTGCCGGAATGGGTCATCTTTTGCTACGATGAGGCCTACATGGAATACCAGGATGAGTCCCTGGATGTGCAGTCGCTCATTGATGACGGCATCAAGATTATCGGGACGCGGACTTTCTCCAAGATTTACGGCTTGGCCGGACTGAGGATTGGCTATGGCTACTCGGATCCAGACTTGGCTGAACTGCTGAACCGGGTACGGCCTCCATTCAACACAGCCAACATTGCCCAGGCCGCCGCCATTGCAGCTTTGAGCAACGACTCTTGGATCAAGATGAGCCGGGAGGTCAATAACGCCGGCCGACAGCAGCTCTTCAAGGGCATTTCCGAGGCCGGATTTGATCCAATCGGGGAAAATGGGAATTTTCTTCTCTTTAAGGTGGATAAAGCCACCACCATTGCCCACTCTCTGCAGGAAATGGGAATTATCGTGCGGCCACTTGCGGGATATGGACTTCCGGACCTTCTACGTGTCTCAATTGGTTCGGAATCCCAAAACGCATACTTCCTGGAAGCCTTGTCCAAAGTAACCTCTTAA
- a CDS encoding transporter associated domain-containing protein — MSSHISNHLVEIIGIPLTLFFNALLVACEFSLIKIRFSHFNTDLKDQVDAHRLLRPLLQSGDRSIRVIRLGLTGCLILYALFSYPLLIALFGLVPLPGSLATAGAALLAFIVAVTVHQLVGEMFPRAVGLAYPLQSLKTGAPLVIFLGWLTRPIRLLVLGAVRFVWRVWRGESLPDLDSLDLETQIELLRKESPEMSMVAQLILKNTLMMRELVVADVLLPRNQVKYFDLNLTLEENLQMARESGHTRFPLCYGDLDRCLGLIHIKDIFRYPGDLTRMDLRRLKRNMIRIDSEEPLESALTKLLSHRMHMALVIDEFHGTEGLLTLERILEQLVGEIRDEFDADEEVLIKSDLKNDEAIVSGLTPLHEIESIFGTQLDTEEVSTIGGLVTSELGRIPEAGESVEIENLAIEVTDVDDTRVLEVRIRSISASDESEEESDVPGKGPDED; from the coding sequence GTGAGTTCCCACATTTCAAACCACCTTGTCGAGATTATCGGCATCCCACTCACGCTGTTTTTCAATGCCCTGCTTGTTGCATGTGAATTCAGCCTCATTAAGATCCGGTTCAGCCATTTCAACACGGATTTGAAGGATCAGGTAGATGCCCACAGGCTTCTGCGGCCTCTTCTCCAGTCAGGCGATCGCTCGATTCGAGTCATCCGGCTTGGCTTGACTGGCTGCCTCATCCTGTACGCCCTTTTCAGTTACCCGCTTTTGATCGCGCTTTTTGGACTGGTACCTTTGCCGGGAAGCTTGGCAACTGCCGGGGCTGCTCTCCTTGCTTTTATTGTGGCCGTTACCGTCCATCAGCTTGTGGGTGAGATGTTTCCCCGGGCAGTGGGATTGGCTTATCCCTTGCAAAGCCTGAAAACAGGCGCACCGCTGGTTATCTTCCTTGGGTGGCTGACACGACCGATCCGGCTACTGGTGCTCGGTGCGGTCCGCTTTGTCTGGCGGGTCTGGCGCGGTGAATCCCTTCCGGATCTCGACTCGCTGGATTTGGAAACGCAGATTGAGCTCCTACGCAAGGAGTCCCCGGAGATGTCAATGGTGGCTCAGCTCATTCTCAAGAACACGCTCATGATGAGGGAGCTTGTCGTCGCCGATGTGCTTCTTCCCAGAAACCAGGTCAAGTATTTTGACCTCAACCTTACCCTTGAGGAAAACCTCCAGATGGCCCGTGAATCGGGACATACCCGCTTTCCCCTTTGTTACGGTGATCTGGATCGGTGCCTCGGGCTGATTCATATCAAGGACATTTTTCGCTATCCCGGTGACTTGACCCGGATGGACCTGCGACGCCTTAAGCGAAATATGATCCGGATTGACAGTGAGGAGCCTCTTGAATCGGCGCTGACGAAGCTCCTCTCTCACCGGATGCATATGGCTTTGGTGATCGATGAATTCCATGGCACGGAGGGACTTCTTACCCTCGAGCGTATCCTCGAGCAACTGGTCGGGGAAATTCGGGATGAATTTGATGCCGACGAAGAGGTGCTTATCAAGTCGGATCTGAAGAACGACGAGGCCATTGTGTCGGGGTTGACCCCACTGCATGAGATTGAGTCCATTTTCGGGACTCAGCTGGACACGGAAGAAGTCTCAACCATTGGGGGACTTGTCACAAGTGAGCTCGGGCGCATCCCGGAGGCTGGCGAAAGTGTTGAAATCGAGAATCTTGCCATTGAGGTGACCGACGTCGACGATACCCGCGTCCTTGAAGTGCGCATACGCTCCATCTCCGCCAGTGATGAATCGGAAGAGGAATCAGATGTGCCGGGCAAAGGGCCGGATGAAGACTAG